From Oncorhynchus clarkii lewisi isolate Uvic-CL-2024 unplaced genomic scaffold, UVic_Ocla_1.0 unplaced_contig_8727_pilon_pilon, whole genome shotgun sequence, one genomic window encodes:
- the LOC139403932 gene encoding beta-1,3-galactosyltransferase 1-like: MVEDGTKKGGRSQKMAEGGRRCCWSGFRCRFLILLVTVAAILFFTNHQSAECVPRWWAEYHGRSVNTSSEAVPLNTTDLTIDAHETASANSTDRQTSRIHSTQQAIELNTTHHETSSITSALTIITNLITEVKAVLATPPPYVSPGPYHVEYPSEYIFILDEPEKCREQKPFLVLMVPVVPYNRDAREAVRRTWGSERQVLGREVRLFFLLGLPSGEETEQLQEKVLQESKEHQDLLQSDFIDSYKNLTIKTMVMMEWLSSRCPNASYAMKIDSDMFLNVNTLVNMLLHAPKQNYMTGLVAQRGAVLRDRNSKWYLPKEVFPEPVYPPYALGLGYVFTLDLPRKLVEASRHVKAVYIEDVYLGLCMRHLGIRPTAPPSGNLFHVFPVAYDRCTYSRLIATTTHSITHQVNAWTDLHKPGPPC; encoded by the coding sequence TCAGAAGATGGCGGAAGGTGGGAGACGCTGCTGCTGGTCCGGTTTTCGTTGCCGTTTCCTCATCCTGCTCGTCACCGTGGCGGCCATCTTGTTCTTCACCAACCACCAGTCAGCAGAGTGTGTCCCAAGATGGTGGGCAGAATACCACGGTCGTTCAGTCAACACCAGTAGCGAAGCAGTTCCTCTCAACACCACTGATTTGACCATAGACGCTCATGAAACTGCGTCTGCCAATTCAACAGATCGTCAGACTTCACGTATCCACTCTACTCAACAGGCCATCgaactcaacacaacacatcatgaAACTAGTTCCATCACCTCTGCACTGACCATCATCACTAATCTGATCACAGAGGTCAAGGCAGTTCTGGCCACTCCTCCTCCGTATGTGTCCCCAGGACCGTACCATGTAGAATACCCATCAGAGTACATCTTCATCCTGGATGAGCCAGAGAAATGCCGGGAGCAGAAACCCTTCCTGGTTCTGATGGTGCCAGTGGTGCCCTATAACAGGGACGCTCGTGAGGCCGTCCGCAGGACTTGGGGCAGTGAGAGGCAGGTACTGGGCAGAGAGGTCCGTCTGTTCTTCCTGCTGGGACTGCccagtggagaggagacagagcagcTCCAGGAGAAGGTGCTGCAGGAGAGCAAAGAGCACCAGGATCTGCTGCAGAGCGACttcatagacagctacaaaaaccTGACCATCAAGACCATGGTGATGATGGAGTGGCTGAGCTCTCGCTGCCCCAACGCCTCCTACGCCATGAAGATCGACTCAGACATGTTCCTCAACGTGAACACCTTGGTCAACATGCTGCTTCATGCTCCAAAGCAGAATTACATGACTGGACTAGTGGCCCAACGGGGCGCTGTTCTAAGAGACCGTAACTCCAAATGGTACCTTCCAAAGGAGGTGTTTCCTGAACCGGTATACCCACCTTATGCTCTGGGCCTGGGCTATGTCTTCACCTTAGACCTCCCCAGGAAGCTGGTGGAGGCGTCCAGGCATGTTAAAGCCGTCTACATAGAGGATGTGTATCTGGGACTGTGTATGAGACACCTGGGCATCCGGCCTACTGCCCCTCCCAGTGGAAACCTCTTCCATGTTTTCCCTGTGGCTTATGACCGCTGCACCTACTCACGGCTGATAGCCACCACCACACACAGTATCACTCACCAGGTCAACGCATGGACAGACCTACACAAACCTGGTCCTCCCTGCTGA